A single Metarhizium brunneum chromosome 5, complete sequence DNA region contains:
- the SUB11 gene encoding Subtilisin-like protease 11 translates to MKFMHWSLVASALLQSAAAAPQDTGKDAGATQEMGHIVVLKQGLKDEHLDKHLDWVNEIHKGSLNSRDGGNGQEKGVKHTYRSESIGFHGYSGKFSDEVLKQIKDHEHVDFVEEDKRNTLEIDKREEVQGDKPDKVDTPPESVGNQNKNNGVGLLTRGQGYNTFLEKGRIVDAVIWPENKKRAEADAPAAGAGNDAAQNEIVFDFTPPTTDVGDFEGVDAAEYFKTPKPDEVKNRIIEGLKKLKEERKKQREEKKKLLESNNLQSRADDPNCPGTLRKEYKFVEDYNTYLQTVGVSGSAAISGWGQSASVHGNYLNQAKLNKNSLTYVAVINVERQLSQPGGFQFNTARYKPGRFAKDFGDRWIHGFKTGGKMVARVTFTFKDDTKATDVKAHAEAALSFWGVKGDLSVDVKKGMEEVNKHTNVDVSLIYEGELAIFMDDKEGSPKSISFGSAEAVLSQVKSWADKFESYACKHDYAYGPLLDEYDVVPGFSDLEDSPEAPDYDIARLYALEILALMVKIDEQKNILSSAKDLDDKKKREVSAAAIKMVSAGKKWVKTAEQDPGKAEEQAEELMNNLSANFIDKYKGDVASALKVTDPAGFAKCKKLANDKFRECNHTQKDNHDGRDVVEFCHKEATDAQNQCRAGTL, encoded by the exons ATGAAATTTATGCATTGGTCGCTTGTGGCGTCTGCTCTGCTTCAAagcgcagcagcagcaccacaAGACACTGGGAAGGACGCTGGCGCGACCCAAGAAATGGG CCATATTGTGGTTCTCAAGCAAGGCTTAAAAGATGAGCATCTTGATAAGCATCTTGACTGGGTCAATGAAATACACAAGGGCAGCCTAAACAGCAgggacggcggcaatggccaaGAAAAGGGTGTTAAACATACCTATCGCTCAGAATCTATTGGTTTTCACGGCTACTCGGGCAAATTCTCAGACGAAGTGCTCAAGCAGATTAAAGACCACGAGCAC GTTGACTTTGTGGAAGAGGATAAAAGGAATACCCTTGAGATTGATAAACGAGAGGAAGTCCAGGGCGACAAGCCAGACAAGGTCGACACTCCCCCTGAAAGTGTGGGCAACCAGAATAAAAACAATGGCGTTGGCCTCTTGACTAGAGGACAAGG TTATAATACTTTCCTGGAAAAGGGAAGAATTGTTGACGCCGTCATCTGGCCTGAAAACAAGAAGAGAGCCGAGGCAGATGCACCGGCTGCAGGAGCCGGCAATGACGCGGCTCAAAATGAGATTGTTTTCGACTTTACGCCTCCCACCACCGACGTCGGCGACTTTGAGGGTGTCGATGCGGCAGAGTACTTTAAGACCCCCAAGCCCGACGAGGTTAAAAACCGTATTATTGAAGGATTGAAAAAGTTGAaggaggagagaaagaagcagagagaggaaaagaagaagctgcttgAGTCCAACAACCTGCAGTCTCGCGCCGACGACCCAAACTGCCCAGGCACTCTACGCAAGGAGTATAAGTTTGTCGAAGACTACAA CACGTACCTGCAGACTGTCGGCGTTAGCGGTAGCGCCGCTATCTCGGGTTGGGGCCAGAGTGCTTCTGTCCATGGTAACTACCTGAACCAGGCCAAG CTCAATAAGAACAGCTTAACATATGTGGCTGTTATCAATGTTGAGAGACAGTTGAGTCAACCTGGCGGATTCCAGTTTAACACGGCGAGATATAAGCCCGGAAGATTTGCCAAGGACTTTGGAGACCGCTGGATTCATG GCTTTAAGACTGGCGGCAAGATGGTTGCTCGAGTCACGTTTACTTTCAAGGATGACACAAAAGCAACGGACGTGAAAGCACA TGCCGAGGCTGCGTTGAGCTTCTGGGGTGTTAAGGGTGACTTGAGCGTCGACGTTAAAAAGGGCATGGAAGAAGTCAACAAGCACACCAATGTTGATGTGTCCCTCATCTATGAGGGCGAGTTGGCTATCTTTATGGACGATAAGGAAGGGTCCCCCAAAAGCATTTCGTTTGGATCTGCAGAAGCAGTGCTTAGCCAGGTCAAGTCGTGGGCCGACAAGTTTGAGAGCTATGCCTGCAAGCACGACTATGCATACGG TCCCCTACTGGATGAATACGACGTGGTCCCAGGCTTCAGTGACCTGGAAGACAGCCCGGAGGCTCCTGATTATGACATTGCGCGTCTCTAT GCTCTTGAGATTCTGGCCCTCATGGTCAAGATTGACGAGCAGAAGAATATCCTATCCTCTG CCAAGGACCTCGACGACAAAAAGAAGCGTGAAGTCTCggctgccgccatcaagatggTCAGCGCAGGCAAGAAATGG GTCAAAACGGCTGAGCAAGATCCGGGCAAGGCTGAAGAACAGGCCGAGGAACTCATGAATAATCTTAGCGCCAACTTCATCGACAAGTACAAGGGAGACGTGGCCAGCGCGCTAAAGGTCACTGACCCAGCCGGCTTTGCGAAATGCAAGAAGCTTGCGAACGACAAGTTTAGAGAGTGCAACCACACTCAAAAAGACAATCACGATGGTCGCGACGTAGTTGAATTTTGCCACAAGGAAGCCACCGATGCGCAAAATCAGTGCAGGGCTGGAACTCTCTAA
- the lact-2_1 gene encoding Beta-lactamase domain-containing protein 2: protein MAQVQGYCDARFSKLRDLMQESITSGQDIGASLCININGDKNVVDIWGGYADASTKKPWEKNTIVNVFSTTKLVTNLAALMLISRGVLHPEDKVAQHWPEFAANGKSEVTVGQVLTHTAGLSAWHDDMTLEDVCDVEAATDKLARQATLWAPGTAMGYHGMTQGFLVGELVRRKTGMSLAKFVTEEICRPLGDGADFQLGCREEDWDRVAPVVAPPGPSIQEVLSQQAGYEPDSIVVRTLCNPLPRAEDANGELWRSSTLGSVNGHTNARALVKMLSCFSLGGTCAEGDHRLLSAETVKLALTEHAMGVDLVTGRSGRRGLGIYLTGPGSGIVEGKLPGGSVGWGSGWGGSIVVMDSDRRLTIAYTMNRMLNGEHPSPAAYIKAVYEILGATPAA from the coding sequence ATGGCCCAGGTCCAAGGCTACTGCGACGCCCGGTTCTCCAAGCTTCGCGACTTGATGCAAGAGTCAATCACGTCCGGACAAGACATTGGCGCCAGTCTATGCATTAACATCAACGGTGACAAGAACGTGGTAGATATATGGGGCGGCTACGCCGACGCATCGACCAAGAAACCATGGGAAAAGAATACCATAGTAAACGTCTTCTCGACCACGAAACTAGTCACCAACCTCGCAGCGCTCATGCTCATCTCGCGCGGCGTGCTTCACCCCGAGGACAAGGTGGCCCAGCACTGGCCCGAGTTCGCAGCAAACGGCAAGTCCGAGGTCACGGTCGGCCAAGTGCTGACGCACACGGCCGGCCTCAGCGCGTGGCACGACGACATGACGCTGGAGGACGTATGCGACGTCGAGGCGGCGACCGACAAGCTGGCGCGCCAGGCGACGCTGTGGGCTCCCGGCACCGCCATGGGATACCACGGCATGACGCAGGGGTTTCTCGTCGGGGAGCTGGTGCGCAGGAAAACGGGCATGTCCCTGGCCAAGTTCGTGACGGAGGAGATTTGCCGGCCGCTGGGCGACGGGGCCGACTTCCAGCTCGGGTGTCGCGAGGAGGACTGGGACCGGGTGGCCCCCGTCGTGGCGCCGCCGGGACCTTCGATCCAGGAGGTGCTGAGCCAACAGGCGGGATATGAGCCGGACTCGATCGTCGTGCGCACGCTTTGCAACCCCTTGCCGAGGGCTGAGGACGCCAACGGTGAGCTCTGGCGATCCAGCACGCTGGGCTCGGTCAACGGCCACACAAACGCCAGGGCGCTGGTCAAGATGCTCTCCTGCTTCTCGCTCGGTGGCACGTGTGCGGAAGGAGACCATCGCCTGCTGTCGGCCGAGACGGTGAAGCTGGCGCTGACGGAGCATGCGATGGGGGTGGATCTGGTGACGGGGCGGAGCGGGAGGCGCGGGCTTGGGATTTACCTCACCGGGCCTGGGTCGGGCATCGTGGAAGGCAAGCTGCCGGGGGGCAGTGTTGGATGGGGAAGCGGATGGGGGGGTTCGATTGTGGTTATGGACAGCGACAGGAGGCTCACAATCGCGTATACCATGAACAGGATGCTAAACGGGGAACATCCTTCCCCGGCAGCATATATCAAAGCGGTTTATGAGATACTCGGAGCGACCCCAGCTGCCTAG
- the irs1_1 gene encoding Isoleucine--tRNA ligase, cytoplasmic, with amino-acid sequence MTANFPQFEEETLRLWREVDAFKTQLQLTQGGPRFSFYDGPPFATGLPHYGHFLTGTLKDIIPRYWSMKGYHVVRRFGWDTHGVPIEYQIDKKFGISGPDAVRQMGIEKYNAECKAIVMTYAQDWKQIMERLGRWVDMDNDYKAMDPSFMETVWWVFKQLFDKDQVYRAYRIMPYSTALCTPLSLMEAKENEKMTQDPAILVSFPLVGVHGKESTSLVVYTTTPWTLPSNLLIAVHPDFEYLEILDQQSGNQYITMESGLSMLYKDPKKAKYTVVRRLRGKELVGWKYKPLFNYFATAFSDCFQVIAADYVEAGEGTGLVHQAPAFGQEDYDAALAAGFIGPSRLPPCPVDDKGCFTAEIPEYVGIHVKVADKAIMKDLRPTGRLLVESHIMHVDKFCWRSDTQLIRKAVSSWFIKVENSIPQMMENLQDTTSWTPAFVKEKRFANWIANARDWNISRNRYWGTPIPLWVSDDYEEVVCVGSVAELRRLSGHTGEINDLHRDKIDHITIPSQKGKGVLRRVEEIFDCWFESGAMPYASIHYPFENHDEFHGGHFPADFIAEGLDQTRGWFYTLTVLGNKLFGKSPFRNVLVNGMVLAEDGKKMSKSLKNFPDPSHIFERYGSDALRLYLINSPVVKAEPLRFKESGVKEIVSKVLLPLWNSYRFFSEQAALYKKTTGQDFVADITFSTGGLNNVMDRWVLAECQSLLQFIEQEMRGYRVYTVVPRLLKMIDDLTNWYIRFNRKRLKGAAGLGEADTTAALNTLLQVLFTLVTALAPFIPFITEHIYGLLRPFLGDVLASFRDTRSVHFLPFPTAQEELFDQLIERKMEALQKVIQLGRVAREKRNITLKTPLLSLIVIGASQFISDVDSLKDYIREELNVRDVILTNDEEKYGISLEARVDWPTLGKKLKKDVQIVRMALPSLSQTELRSYQREKKITIQNIELDENDLAIVRIMAKDSTATAVGSGPQWEPAFADDAVILLDTAPHAELLNEGFTRELINRIQRLRKKAGLVPTDDIHMGYTVVSNPEAVDVDAVISSRRDLFQSALRGMLEKMSDDAGSKEIILEEESTVGHLTLKLGLFKI; translated from the exons ATGACTGCGAATTTTCCCCAATTCGAAGAGGAGACTCTCCGCCTTTGGCGGGAAGTTGACGCGTTCAAAACACAGCTTCAATTGACCCAAGGAGGACCGAGATTCTCATTCTATGATGGCCCGCCGTTTG CGACTG GCCTCCCTCACTATGGTCATTTTCTGACCGGGACATTGAAAGACATTATTCCGAGATACTGGTCCATGAAGGGATACCACGTGGTGCGACGGTTCGGCTGGGACACGCATGGCGTTCCGATTGAATACCAAATCGACAAGAAGTTTGGTATCTCTGGTCCCGATGCAGTTCGCCAAATGGGCATAGAGAAGTACAATGCCGAGTGCAAGGCCATTGTCATGACATATGCCCAGGATTGGAAGCAGATCATGGAACGACTTGGTCGCTGGGTAGACATGGACAATGATTACAAG gccatggatcCGTCATTCATGGAGACAGTATGGTGGGTGTTCAAGCAGCTCTTCGATAAAGACCAAGTATATCGAGCATATCGCATCATGCCATATTCCACCGCCCTCTGCACACCACTCAGTCTTATGGAGGCCAAGGAAAACGAAAAGATGACACAGGATCCCGCCATACTGGTTTCCTTTCCGTTAGTTGGCGTCCACGGCAAGGAAAGCACTTCTCTCGTCGTGTACACAACCACTCCCTGGACCCTGCCTTCGAATTTGCTCATTGCAGTGCACCCCGACTTCGAATACTTGGAAATACTTGACCAACAGAGTGGCAACCAGTACATCACTATGGAGAGTGGTCTGAGCATGCTCTACAAAGACcccaagaaggccaagtACACGGTCGTCCGACGTCTCAGAGGCAAAGAGCTAGTCGGATGGAAGTACAAACCTCTCTTCAATTACTTCGCCACAGCATTTTCCGATTGCTTTCAAGTTATTGCCGCCGACTATGTTGAAGCTGGTGAAGGAACAGGTCTGGTACATCAGGCACCTGCatttggccaagaagattaCGACGCCGCTCTTGCGGCTGGGTTTATCGGTCCAAGTCGCCTGCCTCCTTGTCCGGTAGACGACAAGGGCTGTTTTACTGCTGAAATACCCGAATATGTAGGTATCCATGTCAAAGTTGCGGATAAAGCTATTATGAAGGACTTGAGGCCTACCGGCCGCCTTCTTGTTGAAAGCCACATTATGCATGTTGACAAGTTTTGCTGGCGGTCAGACACGCAGCTTATCAGAAAAGCTGTGTCGTCGTGGTTTATCAAGGTTGAAAACTCTATACCCCAAATGATGGAAAACCTGCAAGACACGACAAGCTGGACACCTGCGTTTGTCAAGGAGAAGCGATTTGCGAATTGGATCGCCAATGCCCGCGATTGGAATATTTCTCGCAACCGATACTGGGGTACTCCCATACCACTTTGGGTAAGCGACGACTACGAAGAGGTTGTCTGTGTTGGCAGCGTGGCCGAGTTGAGACGGTTGAGCGGCCACACTGGCGAGATTAATGATTTGCATCGGGACAAGATTGATCACATCACTATACCTTCTCAGAAAGGCAAGGGCGTTTTGAGGCGCGTTGAAGAAATTTTTGACTGCTG GTTCGAATCTGGTGCCATGCCGTACGCGTCCATTCATTATCCATTCGAGAACCACGACGAGTTTCACGGAGGGCATTTCCCTGCTGATTTTATTGCCGAGGGGCTGGACCAGACACGAGGATGGTTCTATACTCTCACGGTGCTTGGCAATAAACTTTTTGGGAAATCACCTTTCAGGAATGTTCTTGTCAATGGCATGGTTCTTGCCGAAGACGGGAAGAAGATGTCTAAAAGCTTAAAGAACTTCCCAGACCCAAGTCATATATTTGAGAGATATGGATCTGACGCTCTGAGGTTATACCTTATTAACTCGCCTGTTGTAAAAGCAGAGCCACTTCGCTTCAAGGAGAGTGGCGTCAAAGAGATTGTGTCAAAGGTTTTGCTTCCCTTATGGAATAGTTATCGCTTCTTCTCGGAACAAGCAGCGCTGTATAAGAAGACAACTGGTCAAGATTTCGTGGCTGATATCACGTTTTCTACTGGTGGCTTGAACAACGTCATGGACCGCTGGGTCTTAGCCGAGTGTCAAAGTCTGCTTCAATTTATCGAGCAGGAGATGCGCG GATACCGAGTATACACAGTAGTTCCACGGTTGTTAAAAATGATTGATGACTTGACGAACTGGTACATTCGATTCAATCGGAAGCGACTCAAGGGAGCTGCTGGCCTTGGGGAAGCTGACACTACCGCCGCTCTGAATACTCTACTACAGGTCCTATTTACACTGGTCACAGCCCTAGCTCCCTTTATTCCGTTTATTACGGAACATATATATGGCCTTTTAAGGCCGTTCCTTGGCGACGTTCTTGCATCATTTAGAGACACAAGAAGCGTGCATTTTCTACCTTTTCCCACGGCTCAAGAGGAATTATTCGATCAACTTATCGAAAGAAAGATGGAGGCACTGCAAAAGGTTATACAACTGGGTCGTGTTGCCCGCGAAAAAAGGAACATAACTCTCAAGACTCCGTTGTTGAGCCTCATCGTGATTGGCGCCAGCCAATTCATATCCGACGTTGACTCCTTGAAGGACTACATCCGAGAGGAGCTCAATGTCCGAGATGTAATCTTGACTAACGATGAAGAGAAATATGGGATTTCACTTGAAGCAAGGGTGGATTGGCCGACTCTCGGTAAGAAGCTCAAGAAGGATGTACAGATTGTTCGAATGGCACTCCCATCGCTATCGCAAACCGAACTGCGCTCATATCAGCGGGAGAAAAAGATAACTAtccagaacattgaacttgacgAAAACGACCTGGCCATTGTGAGAATAATGGCCAAAGATTCAACAGCTACTGCGGTCGGGTCTGGTCCTCAATGGGAACCAGCATTCGCGGACGATGCCGTGATATTGCTTGATAcagcaccacatgcagaACTACTAAACGAGGGCTTCACGCGAGAACTTATTAACCGTATTCAGAGGCTACGGAAGAAGGCTGGCCTAGTCCCAACCGATGATATCCATATGGGATATACTGTCGTTTCTAATCCTGAAGCAGTGGATGTTGATGCGGTGATTTCGTCCAGAAGGGATCTATTTCAAAGTGCTCTGCGTGGCATGCTAGAAAAGATGTCAGATGACGCCGGGAGTAAGGAGATCATCTTGGAAGAGGAGAGCACTGTTGGGCACTTGACGTTGAAACTGGGACTGTTTAAGATTTAA